The segment CTTCGACCTCGATAACGAGGACTATTACTTCCACATCACGACGGGCACCCACGTCGTGCAGATCTGCCTGTTCCTGCTGACCGAGAGCCGGCACCTGCCCGGCCGCCTCCTGCAGGCGTCTCCGCCGCGCCACGCCGGCGCGACGGCCAGCGTCGGCGAACTCAGCGTGATCGACCTCGACCTGTCGCGCTACGACCGCCTGGCCCAACGCTTCCAGGTCGAGCAACAGGACGACCGCAGCCATCTCAAGAGCGGCATCGCCACGCGCAATGCCGCGTTCAACCGGATGATCGAGCAGATCGAGACGGTGGGTAGCCGCTCGTCCGCACCCATCCTGTTGATGGGGCCGACCGGTGCAGGCAAGAGCCAGCTCGCCCGCCGCCTGTTCGAGCTAAAACAGGCGCGGCGCGAACTCAACGGACGCTTCGTCGAAATCAACTGCGCGACGCTTCGCGGCGACGGTGCCATGAGCGCGCTGTTCGGCCACGTCAAAGGCGCTTACACCGGCGCCGCTGGCGAGCGCGCGGGTTTGCTGCGCAGCGCCGACAAGGGCCTGCTTTTCCTGGATGAGATCGGCGAACTGGGCGCGGACGAGCAGGCCATGCTGCTGCGTGCGCTGGAAGACAAGCGCTTCCTGCCGGTCGGTGGCGATCGCGAAGTGTCCAGCGACTTCCAGCTGATCGCCGGCACCAATCGCGACCTCGGCAAGCGCGTCGCCGAAGGGCGCTTCCGCGACGATCTTTATGCCCGCCTCAACATCTGGTCGTTCCACCTGCCCGGCCTCGCCGAGCGCATGGAAGACATCGAGCCCAACCTCGATTACGAACTGGAACGCTTCGCACGCGACGAGAACCGTCGGGTGACATTCAATAAGGAGGCGAGGGCACGCTACCTCGCGTTCGCCGTCTCCGGCGATGCCCCGTGGTCGGGCAACTTCCGCGACCTCGGTGCCTCGGTCATGCGCATGGCCACGCTCGCACCATCGGGTCGCATCAACGAGGCCTGCGTCGACGAAGAGATCGCTCGGCTGCGCCGGCTCTGGCGCCAGGAAGGCGAGGGCGACGTGCTGCGCGAGCTGCTCGGCGACGCAGCGGATGACGTCGACCTGTTCGACCGCCTGCAGCTGGCCCAAGTCATCCAGGTTTGCCGGCGTTGCCGCAGCGTTTCCGACGCGGGCCGGCAGCTCTTCGCGGCATCGCGGGCGAAGCGCGCCAGCACCAACGACGCGGATCGCCTGCGCAAATACCTCGCGCGCTTCGGCCTCAACTGGGAGGCCGTGACCGAAGCGCGTTAGGCGATCACGGCGCCGCCGGCGGGGCCGGCGTATACGCCACGCGCAGCATACAGTCGTAATCCGCCTGCGGCATCAGCTCCATCGCCGCGCGCCGCGTATCGAGATGGACACGATCTTCCACGGGTTTCAGTGACATCTTGACGGCATGGCCCGTGCCCGCATCGATGTCGTACTGCGTGCCGTAACGTTGCGGCTTACCCTGGGCGACGAGTACGCGGTCGGTAAGCATGGCCACGTCGCCTTTCATGACATCCCCCCTGGACCCCAGCTTCGCGACCACCGGGAGCATCGACGACTGGAACGCGAGGTCCTGGTCCGCATGTTGGACCAGGATGAAAGCCTCTTCGACGCCCCGGTGACCGACGGCGTCGACGCTGGGAAAACCTTCGGCCACGAAGTGGATCTTCATCCAGGCGAGGTTCGCCTTGTCCACCGCCATCGTCGCTTGCGCCAGGCCTTCGTTCGTCGGCGAGGCCATCGCCGCGCGTCGCCGGGCCTGGTCGTCCTCGAATCGTCGGTCGAGCTCGGCACGCAGCGCGGGATCTCCCGGCGGCGATGGCTTGCCGTTGGCCTGCATTCGCGCCTCC is part of the Luteibacter pinisoli genome and harbors:
- a CDS encoding DUF6624 domain-containing protein encodes the protein MIRCLATAVALIALGTPIAEANAQDDVTAARCPGAKAWLDAFGRTMEARMQANGKPSPPGDPALRAELDRRFEDDQARRRAAMASPTNEGLAQATMAVDKANLAWMKIHFVAEGFPSVDAVGHRGVEEAFILVQHADQDLAFQSSMLPVVAKLGSRGDVMKGDVAMLTDRVLVAQGKPQRYGTQYDIDAGTGHAVKMSLKPVEDRVHLDTRRAAMELMPQADYDCMLRVAYTPAPPAAP
- the rtcR gene encoding RNA repair transcriptional activator RtcR translates to MKTKVVIGFLGTQLDAGDKPDRWERWRPTVSLGMHEDFLVGRIELLADARRASRTLRRVVDDLAQVAPETEVRVHDTYIDNPWDFETVYETLHAFARAYPFDLDNEDYYFHITTGTHVVQICLFLLTESRHLPGRLLQASPPRHAGATASVGELSVIDLDLSRYDRLAQRFQVEQQDDRSHLKSGIATRNAAFNRMIEQIETVGSRSSAPILLMGPTGAGKSQLARRLFELKQARRELNGRFVEINCATLRGDGAMSALFGHVKGAYTGAAGERAGLLRSADKGLLFLDEIGELGADEQAMLLRALEDKRFLPVGGDREVSSDFQLIAGTNRDLGKRVAEGRFRDDLYARLNIWSFHLPGLAERMEDIEPNLDYELERFARDENRRVTFNKEARARYLAFAVSGDAPWSGNFRDLGASVMRMATLAPSGRINEACVDEEIARLRRLWRQEGEGDVLRELLGDAADDVDLFDRLQLAQVIQVCRRCRSVSDAGRQLFAASRAKRASTNDADRLRKYLARFGLNWEAVTEAR